Proteins encoded within one genomic window of Geotalea daltonii FRC-32:
- the lon gene encoding endopeptidase La, with the protein MSEKTKISSIKRGKPTRFPLFPLRDMVIFPHMVVPLFVGREKSIHALEAAMNGNKYIFLATQKNAKVEDPKQDEIYSTGTICHIIQLLKLPDGTVKVLVEGKKRGTILSYLNCDGYFTVEVADVSETSNKTAKLEALVRGIRSSFERYVKLTKTIPAEVTNVVSGISEPSRLADSIATHLNLKITDKQDLLSLADPLKRLEKLLVFMESEIEILQIENRIHSRVKKQMEKAQKDYYLNEQMRAIQKELGNKDEFKQELAELEKKIARQKMPVEVSEKALSELKKLKSMSPASAEAAVIRNYLDWLLSVPWTESSAENKDIATAESVLDADHFGLEKVKERILEYLAVTSLVALKGPIICLVGPPGVGKTSLVKSIARATGRKFIKMSLGGVRDEAEIRGHRRTYVGAMPGKIIQSMKRAGTINPVFLLDEIDKMSTDFRGDPASALLEVLDPEQNFTFTDHFLDVDYDLSRVMFVTTANSLHSIPRPLLDRLEVIRLDGYLEMEKLAIAKQYLVKKQLAAHGLEEKNATFTDKAILEIIRHYTREAGVRNLEREIANICRKTAHALVKGKNSRSKKISISDREIKNFLGVPRFRYGMGEETDSIGVVTGLAWTEVGGDLLKIEVATLPGKGKMIITGKLGEVMQESAQAAMTYVRSRALMLGLEPDFYQNLDIHIHVPEGAIPKDGPSAGITMATAIISALTNKAVLNSIAMTGEITLLGRVLAIGGLKEKILAARRGLIKKVLIPLDNEKDLVEMPKELIAGLEIRSVKHMDDVILNAFVSSPLVAKADSFSDAGGMMKSQSEKVTSH; encoded by the coding sequence ATGTCTGAAAAAACTAAGATCAGCAGCATCAAGAGAGGGAAACCGACCAGGTTCCCTCTCTTTCCTTTAAGAGATATGGTGATTTTTCCCCACATGGTGGTGCCTCTGTTCGTAGGGAGGGAAAAATCGATCCATGCCCTGGAAGCGGCGATGAATGGCAATAAATACATCTTTCTCGCCACCCAGAAAAATGCCAAGGTTGAAGACCCTAAACAGGATGAAATATACAGCACCGGAACCATCTGTCACATCATTCAACTACTTAAACTTCCTGACGGTACGGTGAAAGTGCTTGTCGAAGGTAAAAAACGTGGAACGATCCTCTCCTACCTGAACTGTGACGGCTACTTTACCGTGGAAGTCGCAGATGTTTCAGAAACTTCCAACAAGACGGCTAAATTGGAGGCCCTTGTCAGAGGCATCCGTAGTTCTTTCGAAAGATATGTCAAACTTACCAAAACCATACCTGCTGAAGTGACCAATGTGGTTTCCGGTATTTCGGAACCTTCCCGGCTGGCAGACAGCATAGCTACCCATTTAAACCTGAAAATAACGGACAAGCAGGACCTGCTTTCCCTGGCTGATCCGTTGAAAAGACTGGAAAAGCTCCTGGTATTCATGGAATCGGAGATTGAAATACTGCAGATTGAAAATCGCATTCATTCCCGTGTCAAAAAACAGATGGAGAAAGCGCAGAAAGATTACTATCTCAATGAGCAGATGCGGGCAATCCAGAAGGAACTGGGAAATAAGGATGAGTTCAAGCAGGAACTGGCAGAATTGGAAAAGAAAATAGCCCGACAGAAAATGCCTGTTGAAGTCTCTGAGAAAGCTCTGTCTGAATTGAAGAAGTTAAAATCAATGTCTCCTGCCTCCGCTGAGGCTGCCGTTATAAGAAATTACCTGGATTGGCTCCTTTCCGTGCCCTGGACTGAATCGTCTGCTGAAAACAAGGATATAGCCACTGCCGAATCTGTTCTCGATGCTGATCACTTTGGACTTGAGAAGGTAAAAGAGAGGATACTGGAGTACCTGGCAGTTACTTCTCTTGTTGCCTTGAAGGGACCTATAATATGTCTTGTCGGGCCTCCAGGGGTCGGCAAGACATCCCTGGTTAAATCCATCGCCAGAGCCACGGGACGGAAGTTTATCAAAATGTCTCTTGGAGGAGTGCGTGACGAAGCAGAAATCAGAGGACACAGACGTACATATGTTGGAGCCATGCCGGGCAAAATCATACAGAGCATGAAAAGAGCTGGTACAATCAACCCTGTCTTCCTTCTGGATGAAATCGATAAAATGAGCACGGATTTCAGGGGGGATCCTGCTTCAGCTCTGCTTGAAGTGCTTGATCCTGAGCAAAATTTCACCTTCACCGATCATTTTCTCGATGTTGACTATGATCTGTCCAGGGTAATGTTCGTGACGACCGCCAATTCCCTTCATTCCATTCCACGACCGCTTTTGGACAGGCTTGAGGTTATAAGGCTGGACGGTTATCTGGAAATGGAAAAACTTGCCATCGCAAAACAGTACCTGGTGAAAAAACAGCTGGCAGCCCATGGCCTGGAGGAAAAAAATGCGACATTTACTGATAAGGCCATATTGGAAATAATTCGCCACTATACCCGTGAGGCAGGAGTAAGAAACCTTGAGAGGGAAATAGCCAATATTTGCCGAAAAACCGCCCATGCTCTTGTAAAAGGTAAAAATTCAAGATCAAAGAAGATTTCCATTTCGGACAGAGAGATTAAAAATTTCCTCGGGGTTCCGCGTTTCAGATATGGGATGGGAGAGGAAACGGATTCCATAGGAGTTGTTACAGGACTTGCCTGGACAGAAGTGGGGGGGGACTTGCTGAAGATTGAAGTTGCCACTCTTCCCGGTAAAGGTAAAATGATCATAACAGGTAAACTTGGTGAGGTGATGCAGGAATCCGCCCAGGCTGCCATGACTTATGTCCGTTCCCGAGCATTGATGCTGGGGTTGGAGCCCGACTTCTATCAGAATCTGGACATACATATTCATGTCCCTGAAGGAGCGATCCCTAAGGATGGTCCATCTGCGGGGATAACCATGGCAACGGCGATAATCTCTGCTTTGACAAATAAGGCAGTTTTGAATTCCATTGCCATGACCGGTGAAATTACTCTTCTGGGCAGAGTTCTTGCCATAGGCGGTTTAAAGGAAAAGATTCTTGCTGCCAGGCGTGGTCTGATAAAAAAAGTGCTTATTCCGCTAGATAATGAGAAGGATCTGGTGGAAATGCCCAAGGAACTCATTGCAGGGTTGGAAATAAGATCAGTAAAACATATGGATGATGTTATTTTGAACGCTTTTGTTTCCAGTCCATTAGTTGCAAAAGCCGATAGTTTTTCAGATGCTGGCGGTATGATGAAGTCTCAGTCTGAAAAAGTTACATCCCATTGA